The nucleotide sequence GTTCCCAACGATATTCAAAAAGCCTGTGAATTGCGCAGAGTTTTGGAAAAGCCGGGGAGTTATGAAGTTGTTGTACAGGTAGCCGAACCACCGCAATTGGCGGTATTTGAAAAAGATATTGGTTTAGTTTCATGTAAAAAGTTTTTACACATTGTTGATACGCTTTCCAATCAGACATCAACTCCATTAAATGAGCTAGTGCCTGATAGCTTGCACCGCAGAAGGATACTTAGGTCTATCGAATCTTTTTGTCCAAAAGTTGGCGATGAGTGGCAGTTGTCATTAAGCGGTATTGGTGTGCCCTATACAGGTTACTTAAATGGCAAAGTCCGCCAAAACATTGGAAATTTGTTGGTTGAAAAACAAATTGAATATCGCGTAATAACGGGTGAATTGGTGCGTTTGCATTTGGATGAAAACCGCTTGGCTATTGACTACAAACCTACTCAACGGGTTTTGGATTGTTATTATGATCCTGAATTAGAAGATTTCGTTATACAAAACCTTAGAGACTTAATTCAGGTGTATGGTAAAGTGCAACTTGATTCAAATGGGCAACCGGACAAAATAGTCGAAGTGTTTGAAATAGCAGAACTTGACCTTCGTCCCTTAAAACTAACCTTGGTAGCAAGTGACGATACTGTTCTAGTATTAAATACTCCGTTAGAAATAGAAGCGGTATTTGATGAAGAATTGCAAGAAATTGTTTTCGAGCTACCGGAATTTAACATAATTGCAGCTGATGTTAAAAGAGAGGAAGCAATACAGCAGTTACAGTCCGATCTCGTTTGGTTATGGAAGGAATATGTGGATGTGCCTGAACAAACTTTGTCCGAGGACGCTAAAAACCTGAGAGAACGATTGAGGGCGCTTGTCAAGGAGGTTAAAAGAAGTTGAGGATTGTTCGTCCAAGAAAAGACGTAGAAACGGCTTTGGAGAATAAAGGTTTTCGGAAAAATAATAACGATCACAGAAAATTTGTTTACTATTCTCTTTCTGGTAAAAAAACAAGTATCTGGACTAAGACCAGTCATGGGACTAGCCATAAGGATATATCTTTGGACAACCTGAAAAAGATGGCAAAGCAGTGCCGGCTAACATTGCAGGATTTTTGTGATTTGCTAGACTGTCCTTTAAGCAGGGAAGAATATGAACAGAGAATGGTTTCTGGAGGATATATTATGCTAAAACAGATATAGAGCGGAGTTGATGAGGTGGGAAAGGTTCCCCACGCGCCCGTGTGGTCAAAAGAGATGCAGGGTTTACCGTCTGCCGTCAACTCCGAAAGGGAATACGCTGCAGAAGTGGTTCGCGAGACCGGGGAGGTAATATTATGGCTCCAAAGCAGGCTGAAATAATTATCGACCGATACATCAAACTATTGCGAAGCAAAAATATAAGGATTGACAAAGCGATACTGTTCGGGTCATACGCTGCCGGCAAAGCTGATGAGGACAGCGACATAGACCTGGCGGTCATAGGCCCTGACTTCGGCAAGGACAGGATAGAAGAAACGGTACGCCTGAAGGAGCTGGCAGAGGAGATAGACTACGACCTGTCACCGAGGCCGTATTCTACCGAACAGAACAAAAAAGCAGGCCGGGGAGATTTTCTCCACGATGAGATAATAGAAAAAGGCAAAATAATAACCCCAACCTGAACCAGCGGCAGATGTCACTGGTTTTCTTTTTTGTACCGGCTAGTTTATGGGTAAATTTTTTAATTTTTTACTCATATTTTATTGAGATGGGAAGTTTTTTCCCATATACTATAGACATAAGCGTTTGTTCGAGATAGTACAAAAAGCCGGTTCAAAAAAATAATAACCCCAACCTGAACCAGCGGCAGATGTCCGCTGGTTTTCTTTTTTGTACCGGCTAGTTTACGCCCGGCAGGGGGTGGGTGGTTTGATACGGGCACAGCGCCGGTTTCAAATATATAAAGCAGGAAAGGAGGTAAGGCTCCTTGCGGAGGACAAGGTTAACGACAGCACTGACACTGGCGGTTGTGATGCTTTTCACGGCATCGGCAGTGATGTCGGCCACCGCGGCGACAACCAGTAAATCTTCCAGCAGTAAATCATCCAGCAGTAAATCGACCAGCAGCAGTAAATCAACCACCAGCAGCAAGTCAACCAGCACCAGCAGTAAGTCAACCAGTACCAGCAGTAAGTCAACCAGTACCAGCAGTAAGTCAACAACCAGCTCCGGCTGGTCCAGCCCTGCCAGCGGCAGTACCACGCCGGGAAGCGGAAGGAGTAACAATAATAACTCTTTGGCCCCAAAACAACCCCCCGCGGCATACGCGGGCACGCAGTACAAGAACCAGCAGCCGCTGCAGATCACCCTGGCGAACGGGCAGAAGGTGACGGTGCTGGGCGACGTGTTCGGGAACAGCCCGACCGACGGGCGTATGGCCTTAAACGGCAGCAGCCTGTCCAAGGAGGTCCGGGCCGCCCTGGATGCCGCCGGTATCCCCAAAGAAGGCAGCACCTACCTGATCAACAAGGCATACGGCATATCCGGCGTGCAGTTGGCGTGGCAGAAAGGTACCGGAAAGGACGTTACTCTGGACAGGGCAATAATAGATTATATGGGTGGTATTGAGTATTTCGTCAGCAAAGGCTATACGAGCTTTAACACTGCAACGCCCTGGGGTCCTGGCGGTATTGCCACCCTGACCCTGTCCAACCCGTCCGGCAGCGGCAGGGGTTCCGGCGGCGGTAGCGGTGGCGGAGGTGGAGGCGGAGGCCGTACTCTGGCGTCAACGGAGTACCACGGCACGGTGTCGGTAA is from Thermincola ferriacetica and encodes:
- a CDS encoding nucleotidyltransferase domain-containing protein encodes the protein MAPKQAEIIIDRYIKLLRSKNIRIDKAILFGSYAAGKADEDSDIDLAVIGPDFGKDRIEETVRLKELAEEIDYDLSPRPYSTEQNKKAGRGDFLHDEIIEKGKIITPT